A region from the Limnochordia bacterium genome encodes:
- a CDS encoding PBP1A family penicillin-binding protein has protein sequence MARSSRLRRFWALILVILLCTVAGTGVGLFVGFLENAPSLDEVNFNPEFTTYIYDINGKTIGHLYRQNRVFVPIEQIPTHVQNAFVAIEDHNFYQHNGIDFVAVGRSILVNIREKRFAQGFSSITQQLARNAFLHNKKQVSRKLQEILWAIQIERKYSKPEILEAYLNIILFGDAAWGIEAASQSYFGKSVEDLTLAEGALLAAIVNRPNSLNPRINMEGAVSRRNLVLSQMHRFGYITAQQAEEAIKEPVILVEKEDKSPLKTEYFINYVRDQLISIYGVDLVYAGGLRVYTTLDLEMQTIAEEVILNSLPEGKEDENGLMQPQGALVAIDPRTGYIKAMVGGRGTDKLNRAVQSPRQPGSAMKPFVYIAALEMGYTPATVYDDRPMQFTLPTGEIYEPRNYNNEYFGPITLRKAIEESVNSVAVQVLDEIGPTAAYEVAKRMGITTLVDKQGELTDKTLAFALGGLTYGTTTMEMASAYGILANQGVWVEPISIVKVVGPNGTDEFTPKRKPVLSEQVSYLMTDMLRGVISRGTGRRGNIGRPAAGKTGTTVNNRDAWFIGYTPELSVAVWLGEDIPKKMTYNGVNYGSWKTTEIWGEFMSLVTKNTPVTDFRKPPGVVEKTIDIKTGLLAHSGIPSTETSVEKFIAGTEPTSYSPRYTWPAQPETPEEPTVEPSEEEAPKKRSPWEEFFNELFRRGN, from the coding sequence ATGGCACGCAGTTCGCGTCTGCGTCGCTTTTGGGCTCTAATCCTGGTTATATTACTGTGCACTGTAGCTGGCACGGGTGTTGGGTTGTTTGTCGGTTTTCTTGAAAATGCTCCTTCGTTAGATGAGGTCAACTTCAACCCCGAATTCACTACATACATCTACGACATCAATGGCAAGACCATTGGGCATTTGTACCGACAGAATCGTGTCTTTGTACCGATTGAACAGATTCCAACACACGTGCAAAATGCTTTTGTTGCTATTGAGGATCACAATTTCTACCAGCACAACGGTATTGATTTTGTTGCCGTTGGCCGATCAATCCTGGTGAATATACGGGAGAAGCGGTTCGCACAGGGCTTCAGTAGTATTACGCAGCAGTTGGCCAGAAACGCCTTCTTACACAATAAAAAACAGGTATCTCGAAAACTTCAGGAGATCCTGTGGGCTATTCAGATTGAACGTAAGTATAGTAAACCGGAGATTCTGGAAGCGTACTTGAACATTATTCTTTTCGGCGATGCAGCATGGGGAATCGAAGCTGCGTCTCAAAGCTATTTTGGCAAAAGTGTAGAGGACCTGACCCTAGCCGAAGGTGCTTTGCTAGCCGCGATTGTCAATCGACCTAACTCCCTTAACCCTCGCATCAACATGGAAGGGGCAGTAAGCCGACGTAACTTGGTCCTTTCCCAGATGCATCGTTTTGGGTACATTACTGCTCAGCAAGCAGAAGAAGCAATCAAAGAACCGGTTATTCTTGTAGAGAAAGAGGACAAGTCTCCTCTTAAGACCGAGTACTTCATTAATTACGTTCGTGACCAACTGATCAGTATTTATGGTGTAGATTTAGTCTACGCTGGGGGCCTTCGGGTCTATACCACGTTGGATTTAGAAATGCAGACCATTGCCGAGGAAGTAATACTAAACAGCCTTCCCGAAGGAAAGGAAGACGAAAATGGACTAATGCAACCCCAGGGAGCTTTGGTGGCCATCGACCCAAGAACCGGTTATATCAAGGCTATGGTTGGCGGTCGAGGTACCGATAAACTCAATCGGGCAGTCCAATCACCAAGGCAGCCAGGATCCGCGATGAAGCCCTTCGTATACATTGCTGCCTTGGAAATGGGTTATACACCAGCAACTGTATATGACGACCGTCCTATGCAGTTTACACTACCCACCGGCGAAATCTATGAGCCGCGAAACTATAACAACGAGTACTTCGGTCCGATCACCTTAAGGAAAGCCATAGAGGAATCGGTTAACTCCGTAGCCGTACAGGTTTTGGATGAGATTGGTCCAACAGCTGCCTATGAAGTGGCTAAGAGAATGGGGATTACCACCCTTGTGGACAAGCAAGGTGAGCTCACAGATAAGACCCTCGCCTTTGCCCTAGGTGGTCTTACTTACGGTACTACCACCATGGAAATGGCTAGTGCCTACGGGATTTTGGCTAATCAAGGCGTGTGGGTGGAACCCATATCCATCGTAAAAGTTGTCGGCCCGAACGGTACCGATGAGTTTACGCCCAAACGTAAACCGGTTTTGAGCGAACAAGTAAGCTATCTAATGACCGACATGCTCAGGGGCGTCATCTCCCGTGGGACAGGTAGACGTGGGAACATCGGTAGGCCTGCCGCTGGCAAAACCGGTACCACTGTCAATAACCGAGATGCCTGGTTTATCGGCTACACGCCGGAACTTTCAGTGGCAGTGTGGCTAGGCGAAGACATCCCGAAAAAGATGACTTACAATGGGGTAAACTATGGCAGCTGGAAGACCACCGAAATCTGGGGGGAGTTTATGTCACTAGTTACGAAGAACACTCCCGTTACAGATTTTCGAAAGCCACCAGGAGTAGTCGAAAAGACCATCGATATCAAGACTGGGCTCCTAGCCCACTCTGGCATTCCTAGCACAGAGACAAGTGTTGAGAAGTTCATTGCGGGTACTGAACCAACTAGCTACTCACCCAGATATACCTGGCCTGCACAACCGGAAACGCCGGAGGAACCAACGGTAGAACCAAGCGAAGAAGAAGCACCGAAGAAACGTTCTCCTTGGGAAGAGTTCTTCAATGAACTGTTCAGGCGCGGCAATTAA
- the tyrS gene encoding tyrosine--tRNA ligase, giving the protein MQRGVVDTFPEGELAKKLEKSRKEGRPLKVKLGVDPTGTDLHLGHIVPLLKLKQFQDLGHQAILIIGDYTATVGDPSGRNKARPQLTHEQVMANCKTYTEQVFKIIDRERTQVVYNGTWFSKMGFSDVINLLSNMTLARMLEREDFAHRFQNQLPISLHELAYPLMQGYDSAMIQADIELGGTDQKFNILVGRELQKDLGQEPQVGLCVPILLGTDGKEKMSKSLGNYIALDDPPEEKFGKIMSIPDELMPMYFELLTDVPLDELDRMQQEVQAGTLHPAKLKRRLARDIVARFDGEDAAVSAEQHFDLVFVDKDVPDDVMEISFSRAQLEDNRIWIIKLITEAGFAGTNSEARRLVSQNAVRIDDEPITNPDLDWEVQDGALLKVGKRSFARICLVD; this is encoded by the coding sequence GTGCAAAGAGGCGTTGTGGACACCTTTCCTGAAGGAGAACTTGCTAAAAAACTGGAGAAGTCCCGCAAGGAAGGAAGGCCGCTAAAGGTGAAGCTTGGCGTGGATCCTACGGGAACGGATTTGCATCTGGGCCATATTGTGCCCCTTCTCAAACTGAAACAGTTTCAGGATCTAGGTCATCAGGCTATTCTAATTATAGGGGACTACACAGCTACGGTGGGAGATCCATCGGGACGCAATAAGGCCAGGCCACAGCTTACCCACGAGCAGGTAATGGCCAACTGCAAAACCTATACGGAGCAAGTATTCAAGATCATCGATCGGGAACGTACCCAGGTGGTCTACAATGGTACTTGGTTTAGTAAGATGGGTTTCTCTGATGTGATTAATCTTCTTTCCAACATGACTCTAGCCCGAATGCTAGAGCGAGAGGATTTTGCCCATAGGTTTCAGAATCAGCTGCCCATAAGTCTCCATGAGCTAGCTTATCCCCTGATGCAAGGTTATGACTCGGCGATGATTCAGGCGGATATCGAGCTTGGTGGAACAGACCAAAAGTTCAATATTCTCGTGGGCAGGGAGCTCCAAAAGGATCTCGGTCAAGAACCCCAGGTGGGTTTGTGTGTCCCTATTTTGTTGGGTACCGATGGCAAGGAAAAGATGAGTAAGTCCCTTGGAAACTATATTGCCTTGGATGATCCTCCTGAAGAGAAGTTCGGTAAGATTATGTCGATTCCCGATGAGTTAATGCCAATGTACTTCGAATTACTCACCGATGTTCCCTTGGATGAGCTGGACAGAATGCAGCAGGAAGTCCAAGCAGGTACCTTGCATCCAGCTAAGCTGAAAAGACGACTCGCCAGGGATATAGTTGCTCGTTTCGACGGGGAAGATGCGGCTGTTTCGGCGGAACAACACTTTGATTTGGTGTTTGTTGATAAGGATGTACCCGATGATGTAATGGAGATCAGTTTCTCCCGGGCCCAATTGGAAGATAACCGGATCTGGATTATCAAGCTGATTACTGAAGCTGGTTTTGCAGGGACAAACAGTGAAGCAAGAAGACTTGTGTCCCAGAATGCAGTCCGAATAGATGATGAGCCAATTACAAATCCGGACTTGGATTGGGAGGTTCAAGATGGTGCTTTGCTCAAGGTGGGGAAGCGCAGTTTCGCTCGGATTTGCTTAGTGGACTGA